Proteins from a single region of Haloplanus sp. GDY1:
- the ilvD gene encoding dihydroxy-acid dehydratase, whose translation MSQQEPERAESESEEPYAGSKDPDLRSSEVTEGRDRAPHRSMFRAMGFDDEDLESPMVGVPNPAADVTPCNVHLDEVAEATIDGIDEAGGMPIEFGTITISDAISMGTEGMKSSLISREVIADSVELVSFGERMDALVTIGGCDKNMPGMMMAAIRTDLPSVFLYGGSIMPGEHDGREVTIQNVFEGVGAVAEGDMTDEELDDLERSACPGAGSCGGMFTANTMASISEAIGFSPLGSASPPAEDEARYEVARETGELVVDVIEERRKPSDFLSQESFENAIALQVAVGGSTNAVLHLLAMAAEAGVDLDIEDFNRISARTPKIANLQPGGERVMNDLHEVGGVPVVLRELLEADLLHGDALTVTGETIAEAVERYDPPAVSELDADFLHTVDDPIHERGAIRILTGNLAPGGAVIKITGEDHLHHEGPVRVFDVEENAMEYVQEGHVESGDVICIRNEGPRGGPGMREMLGVTSAVAGQGHAEDVALFTDGRFSGATRGFSIGHVAPEAFVGGPIAALEDGDVVTIDVDDLELSVDLTDEEIEERLADHDPEPNYTAGVLAKYGAMFDSASNGAVTDPGAKRE comes from the coding sequence ATGAGTCAACAGGAACCGGAGCGAGCGGAGTCCGAGTCGGAGGAACCCTACGCCGGAAGCAAGGATCCCGACCTCCGCAGCAGCGAGGTGACCGAGGGGCGGGACCGCGCCCCTCACCGGTCGATGTTTCGCGCGATGGGCTTCGACGACGAGGACCTCGAATCGCCGATGGTGGGCGTCCCCAACCCCGCGGCGGACGTGACGCCGTGTAACGTCCACCTCGACGAGGTGGCCGAGGCGACCATCGACGGCATCGACGAGGCGGGTGGCATGCCCATCGAGTTCGGCACCATCACCATCTCCGACGCCATCTCGATGGGGACCGAGGGGATGAAGTCCTCGCTGATCTCCCGCGAGGTGATCGCGGACTCGGTCGAACTCGTCTCCTTCGGGGAGCGCATGGACGCCCTCGTCACCATCGGCGGGTGTGACAAGAACATGCCCGGGATGATGATGGCCGCCATCCGGACCGATCTGCCCTCCGTGTTCCTCTACGGCGGGTCGATCATGCCCGGCGAACACGACGGCCGCGAGGTCACCATCCAGAACGTCTTCGAGGGCGTCGGCGCCGTCGCCGAGGGCGACATGACCGACGAGGAACTCGACGACCTCGAACGGAGCGCTTGCCCCGGCGCCGGATCGTGCGGCGGGATGTTCACCGCCAACACGATGGCGTCGATCAGCGAGGCCATCGGGTTCTCGCCGCTCGGCTCCGCCTCCCCGCCCGCCGAGGACGAGGCCCGCTACGAGGTGGCCCGCGAGACGGGCGAACTCGTCGTCGACGTGATCGAGGAGCGCCGCAAGCCCTCCGATTTCCTCTCGCAGGAGTCCTTCGAGAACGCCATCGCGCTCCAGGTCGCCGTCGGCGGGTCGACCAACGCCGTCCTCCACCTGCTGGCGATGGCGGCCGAGGCCGGCGTCGACCTCGACATCGAGGACTTCAACCGCATCAGCGCCCGGACGCCCAAGATCGCCAACCTCCAGCCCGGCGGCGAGCGGGTGATGAACGACCTCCACGAGGTCGGCGGCGTGCCGGTCGTCCTGCGGGAACTGCTGGAGGCCGACCTGCTCCACGGCGACGCGCTCACCGTGACGGGTGAGACCATCGCCGAGGCGGTCGAACGCTACGACCCGCCCGCCGTCTCCGAACTGGACGCCGACTTCCTGCACACCGTCGACGACCCGATCCACGAGCGCGGCGCCATCCGCATCCTCACCGGCAACCTCGCCCCCGGGGGCGCGGTCATCAAGATCACCGGCGAGGACCACCTCCACCACGAGGGGCCGGTTCGGGTCTTCGACGTCGAGGAGAACGCCATGGAGTACGTCCAGGAGGGCCACGTCGAGTCCGGCGACGTCATCTGCATTCGGAACGAGGGGCCGCGCGGCGGCCCCGGCATGCGCGAGATGCTCGGCGTCACCTCCGCCGTCGCCGGCCAGGGCCACGCCGAGGACGTCGCGCTCTTCACCGACGGGCGGTTCTCCGGCGCGACCCGCGGGTTCTCGATCGGACACGTCGCCCCCGAGGCGTTCGTCGGCGGCCCAATCGCCGCCCTCGAGGACGGCGACGTGGTGACCATCGACGTCGACGACCTCGAACTCTCCGTGGACCTGACCGACGAGGAGATCGAGGAGCGCCTGGCGGATCACGACCCCGAACCGAACTACACCGCGGGCGTCCTCGCGAAGTACGGCGCGATGTTCGACTCCGCGTCCAACGGCGCGGTGACGGATCCCGGCGCGAAGCGGGAGTGA
- a CDS encoding MogA/MoaB family molybdenum cofactor biosynthesis protein, giving the protein MADDHDHDHDDGDHDHEHHDDGNHDHEHHDDGDHDHEHHDDGDHDHDHDDEGHDHEHHHHDVETLGAAVLTVSTSRTLDDDPAGDAIAAAFEDAGHGVVTRELVGDDYDRVQASLKNLAGRGDVDVVVSTGGTGVTPDDVTVEAAEPLFEKRLPGFGELFRRLSYDEIGTKVVGTRAVAGVVDGTPVFCLPGSENAATLGAEEVVVPEAGHLSGLASRDEA; this is encoded by the coding sequence ATGGCCGACGATCACGACCACGATCACGACGACGGGGATCACGACCACGAGCATCACGACGACGGGAATCACGACCACGAGCATCACGACGACGGGGATCACGACCACGAGCATCACGACGACGGGGATCACGACCACGATCACGACGACGAGGGTCACGACCACGAGCATCACCACCACGACGTCGAGACCCTCGGCGCCGCGGTCCTGACGGTCTCCACCTCGCGGACCCTCGACGACGACCCGGCGGGCGACGCCATCGCCGCCGCGTTCGAGGACGCGGGCCACGGCGTCGTCACCCGGGAACTCGTCGGGGACGACTACGACCGCGTGCAGGCCTCGCTGAAGAACCTCGCGGGCCGGGGCGACGTCGACGTCGTCGTCAGCACGGGCGGGACGGGCGTGACGCCCGACGACGTGACCGTCGAGGCGGCCGAACCGCTGTTCGAGAAGCGCCTCCCCGGGTTCGGCGAACTGTTCCGGCGGCTCTCCTACGACGAGATCGGGACGAAGGTCGTGGGGACGCGGGCCGTCGCCGGCGTCGTCGACGGGACGCCGGTGTTCTGTCTGCCGGGCAGCGAGAACGCCGCGACGCTCGGCGCCGAGGAGGTCGTCGTCCCCGAGGCGGGCCACCTGTCGGGGCTGGCGAGTCGGGACGAGGCGTGA
- a CDS encoding zinc-binding dehydrogenase codes for MQAVHFTEHGDPDVIEYGEVPDPEVGRDEVRVDVKAGALNHLDVWTRRGLPGIDLEFPHVPGSDAAGVVREVGPDVTRFDPGDRVTVTAGVACGDCEFCRRGDPSMCVSFHILGEHVPGVHAEEIAVPEDNLVPVPEGVDWTVAGSASLVFGTAWRMLVDRADLGPGESVLVLGASGGVGHAAVGIADYLGAEVIATASSDAKLAAAADLGADHTVDYTATDFPSEVRALTDGRGVDVVVDHVGAETWRDSLKSLAKGGRLVTCGATTGPNPETDINRIFWNQLEVIGSTMATPGQVDDALELVWEGAFEPRIREVVPMSEAARAHELLENREGFGKVVVVPDSEY; via the coding sequence ATGCAAGCGGTCCACTTCACGGAACACGGCGATCCCGACGTGATCGAGTACGGCGAGGTCCCCGACCCCGAGGTCGGCCGGGACGAGGTGCGCGTGGACGTGAAGGCCGGCGCGCTCAACCACCTCGACGTGTGGACCCGGCGGGGACTGCCGGGGATCGACCTCGAGTTCCCGCACGTCCCCGGAAGCGACGCCGCGGGCGTCGTCCGGGAGGTCGGCCCGGACGTGACCAGGTTCGACCCCGGCGACCGCGTGACCGTCACCGCGGGCGTCGCCTGCGGCGACTGCGAGTTCTGCCGCCGCGGCGACCCCTCGATGTGCGTCTCCTTTCACATCCTCGGCGAACACGTCCCCGGCGTCCACGCCGAGGAGATCGCCGTCCCCGAGGACAACCTCGTGCCCGTCCCCGAGGGCGTCGACTGGACGGTCGCGGGGTCGGCCTCGCTCGTCTTCGGCACCGCGTGGCGGATGCTGGTCGACCGCGCCGACCTCGGCCCCGGCGAGTCCGTCCTCGTCCTCGGCGCCTCGGGCGGCGTCGGCCACGCCGCCGTGGGGATCGCCGACTACCTCGGCGCCGAGGTGATCGCCACCGCCAGCAGCGACGCGAAACTCGCGGCCGCGGCCGACCTCGGCGCGGATCACACCGTCGACTACACCGCCACGGACTTCCCCAGCGAGGTGCGGGCACTGACCGACGGGCGCGGGGTCGACGTCGTCGTCGACCACGTCGGCGCCGAGACGTGGCGCGACTCGCTGAAGAGCCTCGCGAAGGGCGGCCGACTGGTCACCTGCGGCGCCACGACCGGCCCCAACCCCGAGACGGACATCAACCGCATCTTCTGGAACCAACTGGAGGTGATCGGGTCGACGATGGCGACGCCCGGGCAGGTCGACGACGCCCTCGAACTCGTCTGGGAGGGGGCCTTCGAACCCCGGATCCGCGAGGTGGTGCCCATGAGCGAGGCCGCCCGCGCCCACGAACTCCTGGAGAACCGCGAGGGGTTCGGCAAGGTCGTGGTCGTCCCGGACAGTGAGTACTGA
- a CDS encoding DUF5802 family protein codes for MFEEFSAGYYLGRLYVQPHDGEHAVIHRTDHERMNERLYATGEGVERLDAPLVMKLDGRHFPVVGEEGVPSGTLGLPPSVTNTDLPDRCEVFLAKPDRAAELLRYSGYDPGGVADEAV; via the coding sequence ATGTTCGAAGAGTTCTCCGCCGGCTACTACCTCGGACGGCTGTACGTCCAGCCCCACGACGGCGAGCACGCCGTCATCCACCGGACGGACCACGAACGGATGAACGAACGCCTCTACGCCACGGGCGAGGGCGTCGAACGCCTCGACGCACCGCTCGTGATGAAACTGGACGGCCGCCACTTCCCGGTGGTCGGCGAGGAGGGCGTCCCCTCCGGCACGCTCGGCCTCCCCCCGAGCGTCACCAACACCGACCTCCCGGACCGGTGCGAGGTGTTCCTGGCCAAACCCGACCGCGCCGCCGAACTCCTGCGCTATTCGGGGTACGACCCCGGCGGCGTGGCGGACGAGGCCGTCTGA
- a CDS encoding Vms1/Ankzf1 family peptidyl-tRNA hydrolase: MLDSLLGRAELKARIEELEEEKRHLERRLDAESDRRADAVTARQEAEERVNRLEDRVADLEGRLDDGDADAGATLAPRGTTDLRGDRLDEVLARLRSVETGSEGALTAMVGESVPDAVADALGDRAPLVDRAAPCLVCTDDAGLVSVALAPPLAPAPFVEWGDGFRLDSDWFHPPDGLTVALVRSDLFAVGRYDGGALVDVETVETDVQGSHSKGGFSQARFERRRDEQVAAHLEDCRDALDARDPDSLVLLGERTVLDDLDREASAVAAVDATGEPEAALHDAVDDFFTTRLTLL; this comes from the coding sequence ATGCTCGACTCGTTGCTCGGGCGGGCCGAACTGAAGGCGCGCATCGAGGAACTCGAAGAGGAAAAGCGGCACCTCGAACGTCGACTCGACGCCGAGAGCGACCGCCGCGCCGACGCCGTGACCGCCCGACAGGAGGCCGAGGAGCGCGTGAATCGCCTCGAGGACCGGGTCGCGGACCTGGAGGGACGGCTCGACGACGGCGACGCCGACGCGGGCGCCACCCTCGCCCCGCGCGGGACGACCGACCTCCGCGGCGACAGACTGGACGAGGTACTCGCCCGCCTCCGGAGCGTCGAGACCGGGTCGGAGGGCGCGCTGACCGCGATGGTCGGCGAGTCGGTCCCCGACGCCGTCGCCGACGCCCTCGGCGACCGGGCCCCCCTCGTCGACCGCGCCGCCCCCTGTCTCGTCTGTACCGACGACGCGGGCCTCGTGAGCGTCGCCCTCGCCCCGCCGCTCGCGCCCGCACCCTTCGTCGAGTGGGGCGACGGCTTCCGCCTCGATTCCGACTGGTTCCACCCCCCGGACGGCCTCACCGTCGCGCTGGTGCGTTCGGACCTGTTCGCGGTCGGGCGCTACGACGGCGGCGCCCTCGTGGACGTGGAGACGGTCGAGACGGACGTGCAGGGCAGCCACTCCAAGGGGGGCTTCTCGCAGGCGCGGTTCGAGCGCCGCCGCGACGAACAGGTCGCCGCCCACCTCGAGGACTGCCGGGACGCCCTCGACGCCCGGGACCCGGACTCGCTCGTCCTCCTCGGCGAGCGGACCGTCCTCGACGACCTGGATCGCGAGGCCAGCGCCGTCGCGGCCGTGGACGCGACCGGCGAGCCCGAGGCGGCCCTCCACGACGCCGTCGACGACTTCTTCACGACTCGGCTGACGCTGCTGTAG
- a CDS encoding glycosyltransferase family 39 protein has translation MSVTRPRRDRLLATVLVALCGLVVYWLAIDLFPYHSVNDDEAVYLTQAAMLLEGQLFLYPGELDALVRPWFFVADTAGADLRYYPKYAPVAAGVFAVGKVLGDANLALGLVAAGNAGLVYALAVAAFDRRTGLLAVLALIGTPLYLFISAVFLPYAPTTLCNLAFALAYVRTMRRDSPRWGAVAGAAIGLAFFARPYTAVLFAAPFVAHALGSLWWTRGSDRFRPTLTRLLAVAGLGLTGVGLALAYNAVVTGDPLLFPYKAFGPDDGIGFGHHELLGYERTYTPALAAETTARLLGTLTAEWTVAGPVGTILALVGLADLPTDREVIADPTLSAPALRVVVAGLVPSVVLGNAYFWGTLNGLNSGLIGLLGPYYHFDLLLPLSAFGAAGALVCWRRLRAATGRLDGQQRRAVLAVALLAGVGVVGVAGAGAVAEPYDENRLRTENLAATYEPFEQRSLENAVVFLPDPYGDWLNHPFQYLRNDPGFGGDAVYVINEGDVERFHALDATGDRRPYRFTYRGEWTGAETSVDPVLTPLSVERGARVTATTTLGVPAQATRARASVVTEAETVRYEVGRVDGPVTVDWTVGADGVAVTSHGDAGAARLPAGITEVTLLVTFVEPQGRTVTYRQTASVERTGDGVRVIWPPEARICVDATDCGREGTYVGPDGDYVLGVSLETEASGRATAASAES, from the coding sequence GTGTCGGTCACGCGGCCCCGACGCGACCGACTCCTGGCAACCGTCCTCGTCGCCCTCTGTGGCCTCGTCGTCTACTGGCTGGCGATCGATCTCTTTCCGTACCACTCCGTCAACGACGACGAGGCCGTCTACCTCACGCAGGCCGCGATGCTGCTGGAGGGACAGCTCTTCCTCTATCCGGGCGAACTCGACGCGCTGGTGCGGCCCTGGTTCTTCGTGGCCGACACCGCCGGCGCCGACCTCCGCTACTACCCGAAGTACGCACCCGTCGCCGCGGGCGTGTTCGCGGTCGGGAAGGTACTCGGCGACGCGAACCTCGCGCTCGGCCTCGTCGCCGCCGGCAACGCCGGGCTCGTGTACGCACTCGCGGTCGCCGCCTTCGACCGCCGAACCGGACTGCTCGCCGTCCTCGCCCTGATCGGCACCCCCCTGTATCTCTTCATCTCCGCCGTCTTCCTCCCCTACGCCCCGACGACGCTGTGCAACCTCGCCTTCGCGCTCGCGTACGTCCGGACGATGCGCCGCGACTCGCCGCGGTGGGGCGCCGTCGCCGGCGCGGCCATCGGCCTCGCCTTCTTCGCCCGCCCCTACACCGCCGTCCTCTTCGCGGCGCCGTTCGTCGCCCACGCGCTCGGGTCGCTGTGGTGGACGCGGGGGTCGGACCGGTTCCGGCCGACGCTCACCCGCCTGCTCGCCGTCGCCGGCCTCGGACTGACCGGCGTCGGCCTCGCCCTCGCGTACAACGCCGTGGTGACCGGCGACCCGCTTCTCTTTCCCTACAAGGCGTTCGGGCCGGACGACGGCATCGGCTTCGGTCACCACGAACTGCTGGGGTACGAACGGACGTACACGCCGGCGCTCGCCGCCGAGACGACCGCCAGGCTCCTGGGGACGCTGACCGCGGAGTGGACCGTCGCCGGGCCGGTTGGCACCATCCTCGCCCTCGTCGGCCTCGCCGACCTCCCGACCGACCGCGAGGTGATCGCGGATCCCACCCTGTCGGCGCCCGCCCTCCGCGTCGTCGTCGCCGGCCTCGTGCCCAGCGTCGTCCTCGGCAACGCCTACTTCTGGGGGACGCTCAACGGGCTGAACAGCGGCCTGATCGGCCTGCTCGGCCCGTACTACCACTTCGACCTCCTCCTCCCGCTCTCGGCGTTCGGCGCCGCGGGAGCGCTCGTCTGCTGGCGGCGCCTCCGGGCGGCGACCGGCCGACTCGACGGGCAACAGCGGCGGGCCGTCCTCGCCGTCGCCCTCCTCGCTGGCGTCGGCGTGGTCGGCGTGGCTGGCGCCGGCGCCGTCGCCGAGCCGTACGACGAGAACCGCCTCCGAACCGAGAACCTCGCCGCGACGTACGAACCGTTCGAGCAGCGGTCGCTGGAGAACGCCGTCGTCTTCCTGCCCGATCCGTACGGCGACTGGCTCAACCACCCGTTCCAGTACCTCCGCAACGACCCCGGGTTCGGCGGCGACGCGGTGTACGTCATCAACGAGGGCGACGTGGAGCGGTTCCACGCCCTCGACGCGACGGGCGACCGGCGCCCCTATCGGTTCACGTATCGTGGGGAGTGGACCGGCGCGGAGACGTCGGTCGACCCCGTGCTCACCCCGCTGTCGGTCGAGCGCGGCGCGCGCGTGACGGCGACGACGACCCTCGGCGTGCCCGCGCAGGCCACCCGGGCGCGGGCGAGCGTCGTCACCGAGGCGGAGACCGTCCGGTACGAGGTGGGCCGAGTCGACGGACCCGTCACCGTCGACTGGACGGTCGGCGCCGACGGCGTGGCGGTGACGAGCCACGGCGACGCCGGGGCCGCGCGGCTCCCCGCGGGGATCACCGAGGTGACCCTCTTGGTCACGTTCGTGGAGCCGCAGGGACGGACCGTCACCTACCGACAGACCGCGAGCGTCGAGCGAACCGGCGACGGCGTCCGGGTGATCTGGCCGCCCGAGGCGCGGATCTGTGTGGACGCCACCGACTGCGGGCGGGAGGGGACGTACGTCGGCCCGGACGGCGACTACGTCCTCGGCGTGAGCCTCGAGACGGAAGCGAGCGGGAGGGCTACAGCAGCGTCAGCCGAGTCGTGA